The Primulina eburnea isolate SZY01 unplaced genomic scaffold, ASM2296580v1 ctg739_ERROPOS11973397, whole genome shotgun sequence sequence CTTTATCGTAGTCACTTTTTTATCCATGTTCTCTTCGATGAGCTACAAGTATTGGGGCATAATATTAAACAAGTGATCGATCACACATGCACTTCTTGTGGGAGATTTATTTTAAGAGATAAATGCATAAATAATTTGTGGGAGATTTCTAAAATCGCCTTTCGCATAATTTTTTCGAACAAGGTTGATGATAGTGTTGGGAGTACACACATAGAGGTCCAATGAAATTGTATAGATTTCCCCTTTTAGTATATGGAAATCTGAGAAATACAAAATCTTGATTAAAGAGGGTGTTGGATTGGGACCACCCGAATAGCTTATTtgtttgagtaggtctcttgtgagatggtctcattaatctttatctatgagacgggtcaactttaccgatattcacaataaaaataatacatttttatggatgacccaaataaaagatctgtttcacaaaatatgacccgtgagaccgtctcacagaagtTTTTGCCTATTTGTTTTATGGAAAGCTGTATGTCACTAGTTGATGCATGTCTAGATGTCAGGAAGTTTAACCTCAAGTTTTTGTATTATTTTCTGTTTAATTGGAACTGTAGAACTGTGTAGAACATAATACAAACAATTTCATTGTGCAATAAATCGATGTGATGTGATtatatatcaatttttaaacTCAATCTTCAAATTTTGATATGATGCATCCCCTAAACTCTCGTGTTAATGTTCCTTCAACTTGATGGTGTTAGTCGAGACCTCTTATGTATTGTAAATTTTTTGTTCCTCTCAAGTTCACAGTTTTTCATATCTTGTtgtgtatttttttcttttatcgtGATTAAAGGAACGAATCGAAATGATCGAAAAGGATCAGCATGAATATACACTGGATGACGAGGACAGGAAGGTGCAAGATGTGATATTGAAACGTGATCCATCACAACACGACACTACAGTGTTGAAAAAAAGTCTTTCGTATTCTTATCCGAATGTGCCTTTTAATGAAGCCATACGAAAGGAGAATAAGAAGCTTCAATTAGAACTGCAACATTCACAAGCTAATTTGGACGTTAGTCAGTGTGAAGTGATTCAGCATCTGCTTGATGTTACAGAAGCTGTTGCAGCCATACCCGTGAAAGAATCCAAGGAGGAACACGTTTCTTTAAGTGATGATATTGATAAAGGGAAATATAATAAAAACGACTCAAAGAGTGAAAAACAGGCCACTTCAAGTTCAGTTTTAATTCATTTATGACATAACATGAATGGATTTGAAATATTATCGTTCATGTGCCGTTATATATTGGTCTGAGAATTTATAACATGGAATTATTTCATCTTGAGAGCTTAATAATTGTTTAGATGTACTGGTTAGATTTGTGATCGTTTCGAGCATTTTAAAATGATTCCTTGGATCTATCTACTTAACTAAAAGTCTAAAATCCTCTTACTAACATGTATAATTCGCTACAGAAACACATCTTCAGTTTCCTCTACACATGATTTGCTATCATTTAAAGGCTCACACAATGAGTGGCATTCGGATCTGCTCGGCTGTTGTTCCAAACCTCTTCTGTGTACGTTTCTTGCATGTTATTCCAGATGTATTTGCAACCTTTTGCCTGTTCTTCTATTCATTCTAATTAGAAAATGTTTCTCCATTCCTTGTGGATACAACCATTTCGAAACTAAAGAAGGAAACAAATCATAGACAATAATCCGTATGTGAATGGCTCAGTTAATCCTTATGCATTTGGTTTGTATGATGTGATTACGTATTgattgataaaatgtttgataaCTAAAAAATGTTACGAGAAGATAATTGTTAGATAATTATTATTAAGTTGTAAAATTTGTGATATCGCATTAAAGGTCAAACATATCACCTCTTCTCTTTCTAGAACAAATATCACCTCTTCTCTTTCTGGAACAGATTGGATTTTTTTTCTTggttctctttttttttcaccTTGTAGGAATTTGGTTTAACTCTGCACATCAATTAGCTCCTCCAAACTCCATGAAGTTCGCCATCACCTCCGCAGCTTTGTAAATTGAATATTTCCACACACCGTTAACAAACAATATCCACATCTGAAGCCGGAAAAGATTGTCACCAGATGCACCATTGCCACCTCCACCACCCGCCTTGACGATGCCAAACCACCTCTAGGCCCTGCAACTGTGTCGTATCTACCTGTACCACAAGAATCAATTATGCTCCCTTTACCAATTCATATCCACTCCTTTAACCACACCACGGTCTATCTTTTTTAGTTTGCTTTTCTCTATGCCATGTTTCTCTCTATTGTCTATGCTTGtaacaaaaatttgatgatttatggtGCCGTCCGCTGTGATAGTGAGAAAAAGAGAGATTGTTTAGGCTGAGCTTTTGTTGCCCTATTCACGTGACATGAGAGAGTTAATCGTGTAACTACCTGGGGACACCAATGCATATGTTTAAGGAGAGAGAACATATCACACCACGTGTGTGATAAATTATCAAGATATTTTGTGCAAATAATGTGTTGTTATCACAGGCTGGAGTAAAACCAACCAAACATGTGATCATGAGTAATTATCAATCCTGCGTATAATCCATGAACTAAATTCAACCGAAACAAAGTTTAATGTTGAATCATTATTTGTTATTTATTATCTTGAAATTTGTTGTCTCGCATCTCTTGCATCCTGACCTGATGTTAGAGGAACTAACACAATTTTGGAGTGAATGCCATGTTTTAAGTATAGATATAATGTCATTCAGTTGCACTCAAGAATTCTAAGCAGCTTTAGATAACTTGCAGGCATAAAAACTTTATTATTCCCCTGTGGCACGATTTCAAGAATTGCTTCGGCAGCTGGTAATAGGCACATCTGTAAGTGTATCTAAAACTTCAATTATGTGAGTCGTCCTGCACTGGTGGTGGGTTGCCAGAAAAGCAGAGGGGGTTGGGGGTGAGAACTGtaatttgataattttttaGGGGCTGAAATCATTTCAGTGtaatattatttgaaattttatgaaAGATACCATGTTCTAAAGAGCAAAAAGGCAGCCAAAAGCATGCCTTGTCAAAATCTGTTCTGTTTTAATGTATTTACAATTGTGCCTCATTTATTGATAAAATCGCGGAACAGATCTCATACTTTGCTTCCCTTCCATTTTGGTGTCGTCTGTATTCAAGGAaacaatgaaaaaaaaaaaattagtcggCTATTTTTTCACCATTGAAATCCTGAAGTGGTAGAGTCATGCTTCTGGATTGCAGCTTCGGCTGAAGTCTGTAATGACTTGATGGCTTATTCGTTGATACTGTCCTGCTGCTGCTATACTTGTTGCATCAGAAGGAAACTTCGGATAATGCTAAACATTACGGTAACTTTTCTATGAACTTGTCGGTGCTCTCTTATAGTATACAGGACACATTAACGCAATTTGGTCTATTTTGTAATTAAGCCAGAATTTATTGTTAGAGCTGTTATCGTTATACTGAAAACTTGAATGATGATAGCGaaacaattcaaatattttaatttatactGTAACTCAAATGTCACGTTTTACATATAGCAATTATGCTATATATAGCAGTATAATATAACAGGGCAGTTGTTCTAACAATTTCTGGGCACCTTGCTGTATGTTTCTCAGGGTGGGCTGTTTGACGATTTCATTTCCCACTTGATGTGTTGCTGCTGTGCTCTGGTACAAGAATGGCGAGAAGTGGAGATTCTTGAAGTTGAAGGTATGCATCTCTGGTCTACAGTTTATGCTCCTACCTATTATTTGGATATACGGTCTGATGCTCTTAAAATCAACCGATGTCAAACCAGATTTGTTTCTATTTAAGTTGTAGAAGACACAAATACCGGGTTATTATCCTCACATCCTTGGGAAAGGGGAAATTAAGCACTGCATAAACGTAATGAGTTGTCTTTTATGCTTGTTCATGTTACTCACAGGTACTCACACGACGAAAACACGCCCTCCAACCGTCCAATACATCGAGTATTGAATCATTGAATTAGGAAATTGTTTTAACATTCATCAGATTGTATGTTCATACAATGTTTTTAGAGACTCGATCTTCTGTATAGGTAAAAGTTGCTTTTGACTGCGTTATTTTACGTCATGTAAAGTGTGCGtcgaatttattattatttcttcCTCTGTAGTATTCTTTCGGCTTCTTTGTATTTTAGCTGGGCGGTGTACGGGTGCCAATAGATCGGGGGAGTCAAATTTCTAATACAAATTTAACATAAATTGATCGAATACGGGACAAACTCctcatttaaaaaattaaaaggcATCCGACATACCAACATTTATAAATTGTCCCAAAATTTAGATAAATAAATTAACGAATGCgatttttcagattacaaaTTTTGAATAGCGAAACTTAAAGTATGTtgggataaaataatatttgcaaatgcttgaatataagtGATCATGCAcctttttttacaaaattttgtAAGTTCGTAAAAAAAAGTTcatagtatttttaaaaaacaattgcAAAcactaaaataatttaaaaaacttAACACACACGTAAAAAGGCaaaattcttttcttttcgTGTATTAATTCTCCAACAACATTATTCATTGCTTCTCTGCTCCAACTCCTATTCACTTTTCTCTCCTTTTTTATTAGCTAGATCGTAAATGACACCGCACTTACAACACAATTTCATTGCATTGAACAATTGAGAGAGTCACCAATTGGAGAACAATGACAATTGGTAAAGAATATTTAAAGGATATTGAGAGGGCACGTAGAGATCTTAGAGCTCTTATCTCCTCCAAGAATTGTGCTCCCATTATGCTTCGTTTGGCGTAAGTTTATTATCATCGATTTAGTCGGCTCGCGGGGCAATTTAATGTGTTTTAGGATGTTCAGACTTATATTGTAAAAAGTTTTAATGATGCAAATAAACTTTTAACTTTAGATGAGTCTAGCAGGTAACTTTTATGATGCAACAGTAAATAAACTACAGTGTGTATCTCACGAGCTAATTCCCGTGGCCGATGTAGGTGGCACGACGCTGGCACTTATGATGCAAAAACAATGACGGGAGGTCCCAATGGCTCCATAAGGAATGAGGCTGAGTACACGCATGTAGCAAATAACGGCCTCAAAATAGCAATTGATCTTTGTGGTACATTGTTTTTGGCTCTTGTCAGATATTGTTCATGCTTCACAGATAGTCCGTTAAACCTTGACTCAAGATAAATTTTGACAACTAATTTTACATGGACTTAAATGGGATTTAAGTATTTTTCAGCTTTTTTCGAAAAAAATTGAGTTCAATATAATTGTTACACAAGCGAGACATCAAGAAACACTGCATGCTGATCAGCTCCTTAGTTTTGTAATTTGCACTGATTTAATTTGTGATGTGATCTTCTTTCGAAAACAGAAGAAATAAAAGTAAAATATCCAAGAGTTACATACGCTGATCTTTACCAGGTAAGAGAGGACAATATGAGTTTGGTAACTAAGATTTGAAAACGTAAAAATTTTCTCCTGACATTTATTTTTATCTCACTATACTTTGTAATGTTTCAGCTTGCTGGCGTTGTTGCAGTGGAGGTAACTGGCGGCCCTACTATTCATTTCGTTCCAGGCAGAAAGGTACTGCAAATTATTGAGTACATTAATCATGAATTCTTCCAAGTATTCTGCAATGTGTTTTCATCTTTAGATGGCGTGTAAAGCTTCTGAGAATATTGCCATGCACTTTTTATTAGGATTCGATTATCTCCCCTGACGAGGGCCGACTTCCTGATGCTCGTAAAGGTTAGACATGATGATAAAATGTTACATGCCATTTATGGTGAACTACGGAATTGGGAAATTGATTATTGCTTCACAATTCTTTCGGGGAACAGGTTCATCGCATTTAAGGGACGTTTTCCATCGAATGGGCCTATCTGATGTAGATATAGTTGCATTATCCGGTGGCCACACATTGGTATTTTCTGGCATCATTATGTTTTATAGTTCATAGATTTTATGAGAAATCGAAGAAGTTAAAACTCAACTTTTCATGCTAGGGAAGAGCGCATCGTGAAAGATCAGGATTTGAGGGACCTTGGACAAAAGACCCTCTAAAATTCGACAATTCTTACTTTGTGTaaggtttttaaataaaactagtATGTTTTTTGCATGGAACAATACTCTGTAGGCGTCACGTCTTCATACACGAGCTTGTTCTGTGAGGGTTGCCTCGGAACCCAACTAAAAATACTAATGCAATCTAAAACCAACTATGTAAAGCAGTGTAAGCTTCAGTAAGTTGAACAAAAATAACTCTCACGTTAAATAGGCTCGTGACTAGAACGTGATGCAGATATTCCTTAAATTATGGCTCATCAATTTATGGATTGACATGTGATAAAAAGAGAGCTTCTTAAAGGAGAATCAGAAGGTCTATTGAAGCTTCCATCTGATAAAGCTCTGGTGCATgatccaaaatttaaatcatatgtcACCCTTTACGCAAAGGTACAATCCAGGTCGTTTACCTCCAATAAATCAGAAACTTTTTATCTTACATAATGAAACCATTTGTTTTGCAGGATGAAGAAGCCTTCTTTCGAGACTACGCTAGATCACATAAAAAGCTCTCAGAGCTGGGATTCACTCCACCATCATGTCTGAAATCCATGTTGAACAAGACTATGGCTGCGATTTTTATTTCTGCTACCGTTGTGATCTTGAGTTACATCTATGAAACAAGCAAGAAAGTCGAGTAGCGAAGTAATGGTTCAATGTTATTGTTAAAACTAATGGATGATTCACTGCTGTACATAAATAAGATTATTTGTTGCTCCATTTTCACTTGTGCTTGAGGAGTGCAGCTAAAAGGTCAATTTAAATTTAGATATCACTCAGGCCCTTGGACTCAAAGAGGGTGTAATTTCTTGGAAAACTTTCAGCCTCTTGCCAACCTTTTTCTGAGGTATTCTTTTGTCATCACACTTGGTCTCGTCCAGTTTTCTAGTTCCATGTCCTGCACTTAAAACTGCAGCCATTATCGCTTCTTCAAATTCCTTGCTATCAGGCAGAAAATCTGTCCACATCTCACCCTTCATCTCTGGTGTGATGGGTTGCTTGATCTGCGAGTTGACGACATTTTCAGACCTCATCCGCTTAAGCCTCTCTGGTAATAAAGTAGCAGCAATAGGTACGAATGGTGCTGCATCAATGTTGAGTGAATTTTTAACATTAACACTTGGCATGATGATGTTGGAGTTAGTATTTTCATCTACAAATCGTTCTTCAATTTTAGAGAAAGAATTTGTGCAAATTCCGTTCTGCTGATCCTGGCAAGGCTGAGGTTGCCAGACTGCTGAGGAGCACAAGAATGCATCAAATAGCTTGCTCTGCTCCAGCGGATCACCCACCCCCTTCTTCATCATCTCAGATTCAAGATCCTGCAACATTTGTTGGGCTCTCTCATATGCCTTGAGATGAGATGTGACACCTCTTGGGCCTTCGGTTACAGCTGGTTTCACCATCCGAAGGGTTTCTTTCGCCTCGGCTATTCTCCCTTGCTTCATCAAGCAAATGCCTAGATTGCACATTTTGTTGTTATCTGGTCCAAGCAAAAGGGCTCTCCTATAAGCTTCCTCTGCTTCCATATAATTATTCTGCTGCATCAATGCCCACCCCAAGTTTCCCTGTGATAATATTCAAGATTTCAAGTTTTTCTTGCAACCTAAATCACTACATCATCCTATAAATAAACACGTAGTTAACATGttcaaaacaaaaattctaATTCATTATGTGGGTTAGCTctcaaacttaaaaaaaaaattccacaaTTTTTTGTGAGGGCAACGTGGGATATGCAACATTGTGGGCAATATCATATATTGGGATATGTCATATGAACCTCAATTCAATATACAACCTAACACAAACCACATAATTGGACAGAGAGAAGCCCTTTGTCAGTCGCCCCTAACTGTAGAACTAATGCTATATCCCGGAAAAAAAGGCCTGATCACATAAGATTAATAGGTGAAAAATTCAGGGCATGCAACACTTTGACTCTGATTGGCTAATCCAATAGTCGAGGTGCGATATACACACTTAGTCACCCGCGAGGAGTTGCCATTCTCATTTTACTCAGAAAAGAGTGCCAGAAGAGCATTATTACCAGCAATCTAATGGCTTCTTGCTGCACAGAAACCTGGAATTTCTTGCCTTGGGACCTTGCAGTCTTTGTACGCTTGCCACTGAAGGCCATCCCTTGCTGAATTAGATACAATTTGTGCCTCAGAAGTCCTATTTGGTCATCTAGTCTTCCACATCTCTGCACAAACACAGCACAATCAacgtataaaaatttaaaaaaaaaactac is a genomic window containing:
- the LOC140821922 gene encoding protein MID1-COMPLEMENTING ACTIVITY 1-like — its product is MSSWEHFGEIANIAQLVGIDAVRLIGMIVKAANTARMHKKNCRQFAQHLKLIGNLLESLKISEMKKYPETREPLEHLEDALRRSYILVNSCQDRSYLYLLAMGWNIVYQFRKAQTEIDLYLKLIPLITLVDNARVRERIEMIEKDQHEYTLDDEDRKVQDVILKRDPSQHDTTVLKKSLSYSYPNVPFNEAIRKENKKLQLELQHSQANLDVSQCEVIQHLLDVTEAVAAIPVKESKEEHVSLSDDIDKGKYNKNDSKSEKQATSRNTSSVSSTHDLLSFKGSHNEWHSDLLGCCSKPLLCIKTLLFPCGTISRIASAAGNRHISSAEVCNDLMAYSLILSCCCYTCCIRRKLRIMLNITGGLFDDFISHLMCCCCALVQEWREVEILEVEGTHTTKTRPPTVQYIEY
- the LOC140821903 gene encoding L-ascorbate peroxidase 3-like, encoding MTIGKEYLKDIERARRDLRALISSKNCAPIMLRLAWHDAGTYDAKTMTGGPNGSIRNEAEYTHVANNGLKIAIDLCEEIKVKYPRVTYADLYQLAGVVAVEVTGGPTIHFVPGRKDSIISPDEGRLPDARKGSSHLRDVFHRMGLSDVDIVALSGGHTLGRAHRERSGFEGPWTKDPLKFDNSYFVELLKGESEGLLKLPSDKALVHDPKFKSYVTLYAKDEEAFFRDYARSHKKLSELGFTPPSCLKSMLNKTMAAIFISATVVILSYIYETSKKVE
- the LOC140821902 gene encoding protein POLLENLESS 3-LIKE 2-like is translated as MWNAPTGFRPTKSAPPSPAKPLGVSRTNSDSFHIIHKVPLGDTPYVRAKNVQLVDKDPERAIPLFWAAINAGDRVDSALKDMAIVMKQQNRAEEAIEAIKSLRGRCSDQAQESIDNILLDLFKRCGRLDDQIGLLRHKLYLIQQGMAFSGKRTKTARSQGKKFQVSVQQEAIRLLGNLGWALMQQNNYMEAEEAYRRALLLGPDNNKMCNLGICLMKQGRIAEAKETLRMVKPAVTEGPRGVTSHLKAYERAQQMLQDLESEMMKKGVGDPLEQSKLFDAFLCSSAVWQPQPCQDQQNGICTNSFSKIEERFVDENTNSNIIMPSVNVKNSLNIDAAPFVPIAATLLPERLKRMRSENVVNSQIKQPITPEMKGEMWTDFLPDSKEFEEAIMAAVLSAGHGTRKLDETKCDDKRIPQKKVGKRLKVFQEITPSLSPRA